The following coding sequences lie in one Raphanus sativus cultivar WK10039 unplaced genomic scaffold, ASM80110v3 Scaffold0134, whole genome shotgun sequence genomic window:
- the LOC108816470 gene encoding cytosolic sulfotransferase 18-like — protein MATETVSDTTVPNHDETKSTEFEKDQKRYQDLITTLPHVKGWRPKAPLIGYGGHWWIQFFLEGTLYAREFFQARPKDFLVCSYPKTGSTWLKSLTFAIANRSRFEDSTNPLLKRNPHELIPFIEIQFPQFPNIDVLQDKGNHLFSTHMPHDFLPDSVVKSGCKMVYIWRDPKDTFISRWSFFQKQRLEHGPLNSLEECFDMFCKGLCAYGPYLDHVLGYWKAHQENPDKILFLKYETVRADPLPCVKRLAEFMSYGFTAEEEKSGVVEKVVNLCSFETMKNLEANKGDCYEQSCKERIT, from the coding sequence ATGGCAACAGAGACCGTATCCGACACTACCGTGCCAAACCATGACGAGACCAAGTCAACAGAGTTCGAGAAGGATCAGAAACGGTACCAAGACCTGATCACCACGTTGCCTCACGTGAAAGGCTGGAGGCCCAAAGCTCCCCTAATTGGGTACGGTGGTCATTGGTGGATACAGTTTTTCCTTGAAGGTACCCTTTACGCACGAGAGTTCTTCCAAGCGCGACCCAAAGACTTCCTCGTTTGTAGCTACCCAAAGACAGGTTCTACTTGGCTGAAATCACTAACATTCGCAATAGCCAATCGATCTCGCTTCGAAGATTCCACAAACCCTCTCCTCAAACGTAACCCTCACGAACTTATTCCTTTCATTGAGATCCAGTTCCCTCAGTTCCCTAACATTGATGTTCTCCAAGACAAAGGGAACCATCTTTTTTCAACCCATATGCCACACGATTTCTTACCCGATTCGGTTGTGAAGTCGGGTTGTAAGATGGTTTACATCTGGAGAGACCCAAAGGACACTTTTATCTCCAGGTGGAGTTTCTTCCAAAAGCAAAGGTTGGAACATGGCCCGCTCAATAGTCTTGAGGAGTGTTTTGATATGTTCTGTAAAGGTTTATGTGCGTACGGTCCTTATCTTGATCATGTCCTGGGTTATTGGAAAGCTCACCAAGAGAATCCAGATAAGATTTTGTTCCTCAAGTACGAGACAGTGAGAGCTGATCCTTTGCCTTGTGTGAAGAGATTGGCTGAGTTCATGAGTTATGGATTCACAGCTGAGGAAGAGAAGAGTGGGGTTGTTGAGAAAGTTGTGAACCTTTGCAGCTTCGAGACAATGAAGAATCTTGAAGCTAACAAAGGAGATTGTTATGAACAAAGTTGTAAAGAGAGAATTACATAG